GCTCAACATTATTTATACTTTTACGGATATTACGGATATTTATATGATAAGTCCGAAGGAATACTAGACACATATGTAGTAATCAGCAGGAAATTGCATAAaatcactttctttcttttctacatTCATGTTTTTTATATCGCTCTCACCACTGATTCGCACTTGTTCGTTATATGTCGCCCATGTATACACTCCCGCACGCTTGCAGCGCTGCCCTACTGCACTTATCGCGTATAAACTAAAGAATGGTATCGCGTAACCATTAATTTTAATGCATTTCTGTTATGGCAAAGCCTTTTGTCTATCGTTTGTTTCCATACAGAGTTCACGACAACGGTCGGTTAGAATGTGCAATTACGGCCCAAGGCTTTTTTCGTTTGTTCACGTGCTGCAGGCACCACGGCTACGGACACATTCGGACAGACCAGTAGGTTATCGAGAAGAGACTAGTATGTAGGACTTCGTGGTTCACTACTTGCAATGTATTGGAAAGTGTAAAAGGCTGTATACAATGTAAAGCCACTTTTCCCCACGGCTAGCAGTGATCTGCACACAGCGCTTTACGTTCAAGAGGCAGGGAACAGCAGAACTGTCACGCTCACTCGGAAGCTCCTGAACGCTGCCGGAAAAGAGCTAAAGCACTGCGCCCGACAGTATCATAGGACCACGTGGACAACGGGACCTTTCCCTAAACTACGCTTCTTGCCACTGCACTTGCGACATGAGCCTTCGTTGCACTTCCGTCGCTGTTGCGGCGGCCAGTCCGTGTCTGTTCTGTCAGTACGGCTCCTTGACAGAGGCTCTCACGACGCAGATCACCATGCAGCTGAGCCAAATAAGGAAGGGCAGCACGAAGGCGACCAATGGTATGATGAGCAAGAGCCTCTCTTCGATGCTGTAGGGCCTCGTCCGGTGACGTCGCCTACGGGTGGCGCCGTGCGAGTCGTTGACGAACTTGGCGTCGATCCAAACGACGTCCCCGTCGAACGTCTGCACGGCCACCAGTTCGGCCATGGACGCGTCGATGCGCCGGCTCATCACCGGGTGATCTCGATGCTGGGACTTGTTTCCGCCGCCTCGGTGGCGATCGCTGGCGTTCCTGTACGGCGACAGAACCAGCTGCAAGAGCCGGCCGACGTCCAGGAAGCGCGGCCGTCGCTTCTTAGGCCTAGCGGCGGTGCCGTTCAGTCTGGTGCCGGTGTCGTCGCTTCCAGCGGTAACCAGCTGGAGGCCCGTGATGGGTCTTCCGCCGTCGTTGTCTCCTCCCGGCGGCCGAGCGCGTTTGTAGACCTCGCGCCGTCTTCGAGGGCTCGCCGACCCCGCAGAGCACAGACAGGGCAGCGCGAGCGCCAGTAGCAGGAGGAGTGCCGTCTGCGTTTGCCATGTCGTGGTCTTTGCCATGCCGGGCGCTTGTATAGCGTGGAGATTGTATTGGACATAAAGCAAGTCCACCGGAGGCAAGCCTACCGGCGCTTGCCTCACGCTGACCGCATGTCTTGACGCGAACCACAGCTGGGCCGGCTGGCAGGTTCTGTCGCACTGGCGGAAGACGTGGACGCGGTAGCGCCGAGCCGTTGGCGGGCCTGCACCGGTGCTCGCGGTGGTTGCACTGATTGTGATGGAATTTGCCCACGACGATGGTGATGCCGATGACCTGCCAGATGGCATGCCACGTATGCGGTTTCATTAGAAGTGATTCTAAGAATACTTAACGTAATGTCGTGATATAAGTACATATTTCTGTTCGTACGGATAAAGAAAAATGGAAGGAAAAGTCGGGAAAAATATATCTGCTGACGAAATGAAAGACAATTAAGAGCTGTAACTATAGGTGTGGCCTCAACGTGCGTACGCCTCGAACCCACTAGGGGCATTGAACGCGCAGGGCATTCGCCTTCTCCGACAATTGCACATACTTAGTGGCCTATCTAAGTTGGCGTCAAGAGGCTCATTGATGAGCGGCATATAACCTGTGACCCAGGCTGGCGTCTAAGAGCTTCACTAaagagtgacacatacccagtctCGCGTATCCAGTGACCGGAGTTGACGCGAAAGAGgttcaatacagggacacatgcccgtggtgtggcgcaatacccacactttatcacatcacatgggagtgcaatacgaataaggcattccacaataTAGAAAATCCGAgcgcggagcagtgggagagcgtgctctccagcggcggccctagcctccaacggaggctggtggatcatgcccgacgagcagccacgctcagtggtgccctggaataggggcgccaaccatgcaggctgGAGATCGTCATCAAACAacagaagatgaagacatccggcccgaccgctgaattactctttctagagcaataaagtttacttcctcctcctcctcgcttaAGAGTTACGCACAGCCAGGGTCGCATATATATAGTGACCGGAGTTGGCGTCAGAAGTTGattcaagagcggcacataccaatGTTACGAACCCAGTGACCCAATTTAGCGTTAAAGTGGTTCATTGAAGATTGACATACACCCATTGGCACATGCACAGTGACGCATATGTTTGCGTGAAAAAGGTTCATTGAGAAAAAGAGGTAGAGCAAGTTTATTGGCGTAATAAATCGTCACTGGGGCGCTCCTCGCCGGCAGGCTTCGGCTGGCAACGAAACACTCGGTCCATGACCCCATGAGCCTGGCTTTATTCTATGAGCCCGGCGCGCTCTCCTGACCAGATCGAGCTGGTCCTGCAAGTCGACTCTGTATTGCGAAGCTTACCACTGTTGGGTGTCCATGGTTTGTACGTTATCAAGTTCGATAGCTGGCCCACGTGGCGTGACAAAGCGAAGCCGGTGCGTTGCAGTTGGGACAGTTGTATGGATTGTGGGGAATGGCGGAACTCCGTTGCTTCTGCCGCCGCGAGGCGGGGCCACGTACCTTCGCCCGGCTCCCTCGTCATCCTCGTGAACCACACCAACCGGTTTTCTGGCCATCGACCATCCACGAAAGAGCCAAAGAGGGCGCTGACGGCATGAGTCTGCTCATTAGGCCATTACCATGGTTGAAGAACTTTGCGCACCCCTATTGATTGaacatacaaatatatatatactcctTCAACGATTAATGACGATCGCATTTATTTTTGGTTCACCCAATTTGTCGTTCTTGAGATACTAGTGCCACAGGTAAACCTACTTTTCCAAGGAAATCGACGCGGGCGGACGCCCGCTATTTGGTTAAAGGGCCACGAGATGGTCGTCCAACTATTCCAACTACATCGTTGTAAACGACAGTacagaggccgcacaaaggtacTCGGCTCTCGATTAACATTTTAACCGGAAATTTTAGTTTGGAACCCCGCGTACTGCAATGGGCTATAGAAATGTACTTCTGCCATGAGAAAGCGGCCGCCATTTTGACATGGCTTGTGCGACGTCGGAAGTGCAGGGATACTGCCGAGTCGTTCTGCTCCGAATCCGAAACATTGCGGAACCATGGGCGCGCCATGCTGAGAGGGCGCAAGACCACCGCTGTGCGAGCTCCCAAACAGAAACCGAACACGACGCTACTGAGTGGTATATTGCGGTACCGAGCGGTATACTACGGTACTGGGCGGTATATTGCAGTACCTCGACGTTACCGATACCACATTATATAGTAGGCTACGGTAACAGGTTACCGTGTGTATGTCTGCGCACGACAGGTCGCGTGCGGAACCATACGGACGCGTTGTCTGCTTCAGGAGACGCAAGGCACAGCTAGTTGCCGCGCATTATTTCACTGAAGAAGCACAGCGAGGAGCACGGAGCCCAACGCTACTAGACTAGTAACGTTGACGGAGCCAGCAGGACGCTGGCTGCCCCGCTGCCGGGTGACGTAAGCACAGAACGTAGCCTCGAAGGTTGCGGCTTTGCGCCCGCTGCAGCCTCACAGTTTCGGTTTTTCCCGCTCTGACAGCCGAAATTCGTCGTGCCACAGTTCCGCgatccatcccatttttttccagatccaaaagttgatatggcttgtGCGGAGAGCTTGCTTCAATTTCCCAAGTACGATAGGCCCGCGTAGTCTAAAAGTTGAATAGTCATCAGATTTTTCTTTTATTAGAGTAATTACCACGTATTAACCGCCACCCTGTGGTCGCCACCGCTGACGGTATGTCTCCGAAGTAACCGTCCTTCTATATCAAAACGGCTATTTTAGAGCGTTAGGTTTACTATTCCTGGTACAAACTCAGAATgcgcctggttccgtaaatctgaccttccaagctcagccaaggtcaaactggtacttagcctgccactaccggcggctgCATGCTACGTACGCCACGTCGGCTCCCATATATTGAAATCGATCTGctatgtggacaaagtgcgccgagtgctggcaGCTTCGCTGTGCTTTAGACGCCTCGCGTTGAAGCGAAGACGCAGCATGAAGgttcgattcgctcgctgctgctgccgctccgagcagcgtctgtgtgttgtcgtTTTGCCTGGTGGTGCAATTGTAGATGTGGTAGTtgctgacggcgccgagcagcgtctgctCGTTAATCATGGTTGAAGAACTTTGCCCACCCCTATTGACTGaccatgcatatatatattccTCCAACGAATAATGACGATCGCGGTCTTtctcaaagcaaacaaaacaaaatcgtGCTGtcgctcgacaaacttggtttaaccgCGTTCAACCATGGCAAATTTTTTAAAGTATTACTTGGTCTCCATAGAATGAcccggtgtatatatatatatatatatatatatatatatatatatatatatatatatatatatatatatatatatatacagctgaGAACACAAAGAATTGTATGCAATACGTGTCTCCTAATATATGGCAGCATGGGCAACGGCAAAGCGACCACTCAAAAATTCTCCATGCACACACATACCGCCACGCACtattttatttgatttattatGACCTTCTTTCACATCTTCGACAACATTTTGTTCGTATATCATATTAACATCTCATTCATGgcctgctttgtgccgttgtaaaaatgatcatcaccatcatcattattcgctgacaactttctgtggcagtgaaaGGAAAGCTATGGAGGCGCAGTTTCAACATATGCATGTTAAtgcgccaagtagtccgacaACGTGTATTTAGGTTTCTCAGAACACGCTCGGGGAATCGACGTTGCCTCCACGTGCGATGCTTTCGCGTTTGCCAAACGCGGAAAGGAAAAGCCGCAAAAGTATGCCAACTCCAACACTCGGTGGTGTGCTTTACAACGAGTTTGAGTTTTTTctctcacatatatatatattaagctaACCCGGATGAAAATGTCGGACTAGTTACTACGAAAGCGCTCTCAATTGTGCGCGCTTGGCCTCCGTAGCTTAAATTTCACATCACGATCCATTGACGCCGATTGTCATTGAAGCCAACTGAAATAGCGGCATCGAATGAAGGCTTCACTACACAGCCACGAAAGCTGCTCTGGATGTCTGCAGAGATTCTGATCAGAAGGCTACTTTAACCTAGCTGCGCAACGCAGAATGCAAGAGTCTTTAAGAGGCACACCGTGAAGAACATATGTCTCTTAACAAAGAACGTTCGTCGTGACTTTTGCAAGCTGGGGAACAACTTGGCCTCCACTTGTCTGCCA
The sequence above is drawn from the Dermacentor andersoni chromosome 7, qqDerAnde1_hic_scaffold, whole genome shotgun sequence genome and encodes:
- the LOC126533612 gene encoding uncharacterized protein — encoded protein: MPSGRSSASPSSWANSITISATTASTGAGPPTARRYRVHVFRQCDRTCQPAQLWFASRHAVSVRQAPVGLPPVDLLYVQYNLHAIQAPGMAKTTTWQTQTALLLLLALALPCLCSAGSASPRRRREVYKRARPPGGDNDGGRPITGLQLVTAGSDDTGTRLNGTAARPKKRRPRFLDVGRLLQLVLSPYRNASDRHRGGGNKSQHRDHPVMSRRIDASMAELVAVQTFDGDVVWIDAKFVNDSHGATRRRRHRTRPYSIEERLLLIIPLVAFVLPFLIWLSCMVICVVRASVKEPY